In Paracoccaceae bacterium Fryx2, a single genomic region encodes these proteins:
- the eutB gene encoding hydroxyectoine utilization dehydratase EutB translates to MTPLLPVTIDDILAAEARIAGLVRRTPMVSDAVLSDRLGVPVWLKLEHRQTTGAFKLRGASHALLALPPDARARGVVTASTGNHGRALAHAARVAGVRAVVCLSRLVPENKVAAVRALGAEVRIVGDSQDEAMAEVARAVEAEGLAEIAPFDNVAVIAGQGTLGLEVIAQCPGCATVLVPLSGGGLAAGVAVAVKAGAPGCRVIGISMESGAAMAASLAAGHPVTVREVPSLADSLGGGIGLANRFTYPMCAALLDGVVLISEAGIAEAMRHIHATLGDAVEGAAAVGVAALLAGKVAVAGPVVVLLTGANVDPAAHARILARVAPEEALR, encoded by the coding sequence GTGACCCCCCTGCTGCCGGTGACGATCGACGATATTCTGGCCGCCGAAGCGCGGATTGCCGGTCTGGTGCGGCGCACGCCGATGGTCAGCGACGCCGTGCTGTCCGACCGGCTGGGCGTGCCGGTTTGGCTGAAGCTGGAGCATCGCCAGACCACCGGCGCCTTCAAGCTGCGCGGGGCGAGCCATGCGCTGCTGGCGCTGCCGCCAGACGCTCGGGCGCGGGGGGTGGTTACGGCCTCGACCGGAAACCACGGGCGCGCGCTGGCCCATGCGGCGCGGGTGGCGGGGGTGCGGGCGGTGGTGTGCCTGTCGCGGCTGGTGCCGGAAAACAAGGTGGCCGCCGTGCGCGCGCTGGGCGCCGAGGTGCGGATTGTCGGTGACAGCCAGGACGAGGCGATGGCCGAGGTGGCCCGCGCGGTGGAGGCCGAAGGGCTGGCCGAGATCGCGCCGTTCGACAATGTGGCGGTGATCGCCGGGCAAGGCACGCTGGGGCTGGAGGTCATCGCGCAATGCCCCGGTTGCGCCACGGTGCTGGTGCCGCTGTCGGGCGGCGGTCTGGCCGCGGGGGTGGCGGTGGCGGTCAAGGCAGGCGCGCCCGGTTGCCGGGTGATCGGCATCAGTATGGAAAGCGGGGCGGCGATGGCGGCCTCGCTCGCGGCGGGTCATCCGGTGACGGTCCGCGAAGTGCCGAGCCTCGCGGATTCGCTGGGCGGCGGCATCGGGCTTGCCAACCGCTTCACCTATCCGATGTGCGCGGCCCTGCTGGACGGGGTGGTGCTGATCAGCGAGGCCGGGATTGCCGAAGCCATGCGCCACATTCACGCCACCCTTGGCGATGCGGTGGAAGGGGCGGCCGCCGTCGGCGTGGCGGCGCTGCTGGCGGGCAAGGTGGCGGTCGCGGGGCCGGTCGTGGTGCTGCTGACCGGCGCCAACGTCGACCCCGCCGCCCATGCCCGCATCCTTGCCCGCGTGGCGCCCGAGGAGGCTCTGCGATGA
- the ehuD gene encoding ectoine/hydroxyectoine ABC transporter permease subunit EhuD encodes MEWDWDFVRQIMPTLLAGLRLTLLISVLAAGVAAVLGLVFAIARRSTVTAIALPVQALVAFIRGTPLLVQLYFIFYVLPDLGIVLSPLVAGVIGMGLHYATYTAEVYRAGIENVPRGQWEAARATNLSLRQTWLHVVIPQALPPMIPALANYLIAMFKETPLLSAITVLELMNQAKSVANSSYRYIEPMTLVGVFFLAMSLVSVVILRGLERRYGRTAR; translated from the coding sequence ATGGAGTGGGACTGGGACTTCGTGCGCCAGATCATGCCGACGCTGCTGGCGGGGTTGCGGCTGACGCTGCTGATTTCCGTGCTGGCGGCGGGGGTCGCGGCGGTGCTGGGGCTGGTGTTCGCCATCGCGCGGCGCTCGACCGTCACGGCCATCGCGCTGCCGGTGCAGGCGCTGGTCGCCTTCATCCGGGGCACGCCGCTGCTGGTGCAGCTTTACTTCATATTCTATGTGCTGCCCGATCTGGGCATCGTGCTGTCGCCGCTGGTGGCGGGGGTGATCGGCATGGGGCTGCACTACGCCACCTACACCGCCGAGGTTTACCGCGCGGGCATCGAGAATGTGCCGCGCGGCCAGTGGGAGGCGGCGCGCGCCACCAACCTGAGCCTGCGCCAGACCTGGCTGCATGTCGTGATCCCGCAGGCGTTGCCGCCGATGATTCCGGCGCTGGCGAACTATCTGATCGCCATGTTCAAGGAAACGCCACTGCTGTCGGCCATCACTGTGCTGGAACTGATGAACCAGGCCAAGTCGGTCGCCAATTCCAGTTACCGCTACATCGAGCCGATGACGTTGGTGGGGGTGTTCTTCCTTGCGATGAGTCTGGTTTCGGTGGTGATCCTGCGCGGGCTGGAACGTCGCTACGGAAGGACGGCAAGATGA
- the doeB gene encoding N(2)-acetyl-L-2,4-diaminobutanoate deacetylase DoeB produces the protein MTTTLRPSPVSATVDFDADGVQHGFLRLPYSRDDAAWGSVMIPVTVVRNGTGPTALLTGANHGDEYEGPIALFDLARSLTAAEVTGRVIIIPAMNQPAFAAGTRTSPIDRGNLNRSFPGRPDGTVTEKIADYFQRVLLPMADVVLDFHSGGKTLDFLPFCAAHILPGDNAATRAQEARAFDLVRAFGAPFSVRMLEIDAVGMYDTAAETMGRVFVTTELGGGGTASANTTAIAMRGCRNLLIAAGVVTGTAAPQPTRWLDMPDGDCFTFAQDAGLIRFCADLGDRVAAGQTIAMIYPTGRTGLDPVELTLPRGGLFTARHFPGLVKPGDCVAVVAEEIAG, from the coding sequence ATGACCACGACCCTGCGCCCGTCGCCCGTGTCTGCGACGGTGGATTTCGATGCCGATGGCGTGCAGCACGGCTTCCTGCGCCTGCCCTACAGCCGCGACGATGCGGCGTGGGGGTCGGTGATGATCCCGGTCACGGTGGTCAGGAACGGCACCGGCCCCACCGCCCTGCTGACCGGCGCCAACCACGGCGACGAATACGAGGGGCCGATCGCGCTGTTCGACCTGGCCCGCAGCCTGACGGCGGCCGAGGTGACGGGGCGGGTGATCATCATCCCCGCGATGAACCAGCCCGCCTTTGCCGCAGGCACCCGCACCTCGCCCATCGACCGCGGCAACCTGAACCGCAGCTTTCCCGGCCGCCCCGATGGCACGGTGACCGAAAAGATCGCCGACTATTTTCAGCGCGTGCTTCTGCCGATGGCGGATGTGGTGCTGGATTTCCACTCGGGCGGCAAGACGCTGGATTTCCTGCCGTTCTGCGCCGCCCACATCCTGCCCGGGGACAATGCCGCCACCCGCGCGCAGGAGGCGCGGGCCTTCGATCTGGTGCGGGCGTTCGGCGCGCCCTTCAGCGTGAGGATGCTGGAGATCGACGCGGTGGGCATGTATGACACCGCCGCCGAAACCATGGGCCGCGTGTTCGTGACCACCGAACTGGGCGGCGGCGGCACAGCCTCGGCCAACACCACGGCCATCGCGATGCGCGGCTGCCGCAACCTGCTGATCGCGGCGGGGGTCGTGACCGGCACCGCTGCACCGCAGCCGACCCGGTGGCTGGACATGCCGGACGGCGACTGCTTTACCTTCGCGCAGGATGCCGGGCTGATCCGCTTCTGCGCCGATCTGGGCGACCGGGTGGCGGCGGGCCAGACCATCGCGATGATCTACCCGACCGGGCGCACCGGGCTTGACCCGGTGGAATTGACGCTGCCGCGCGGCGGGCTGTTCACCGCGCGGCATTTCCCCGGCCTGGTGAAGCCGGGCGACTGTGTGGCGGTGGTGGCCGAGGAAATCGCGGGCTGA
- the eutA gene encoding ectoine utilization protein EutA: protein MTGILVSTRTPRLDDRPLRHRIGLIALATDHTSEVDYARMIAAQGVGVYVNRIPYANPVTPQTLAAMEPDLAAGAALILPGEGLDAVIYGCTSASVVIGDVAVTAAIRRGKPGVPVVTPVSATLAGLRALGARRISVLTPYSVQTSTPMARLFEAEGFALDRFTCLNMDDDRDMARIALDEIVALAAGAAAKGSEALFISCTAVRAAGVIDRMEAATGIPVLSSNYAAAWAVLRLLGIGAAAAPGHLMTLARGRP, encoded by the coding sequence ATGACCGGGATCCTGGTTTCCACCCGCACGCCCCGACTGGACGACCGGCCGCTGCGCCACCGCATCGGGCTGATAGCACTTGCCACCGACCATACCAGCGAGGTCGATTATGCCCGGATGATCGCGGCGCAGGGGGTGGGGGTCTATGTCAACCGCATTCCCTATGCCAACCCGGTCACGCCGCAGACCCTTGCCGCGATGGAGCCCGATCTTGCCGCAGGGGCCGCGCTCATCCTGCCGGGCGAGGGGCTGGACGCGGTGATCTACGGCTGCACCTCGGCCTCGGTGGTGATCGGTGACGTGGCGGTGACGGCGGCGATCCGGCGCGGCAAGCCGGGGGTGCCGGTGGTGACGCCGGTTTCGGCCACCCTTGCCGGGCTGCGGGCGCTGGGGGCGCGGCGGATCTCGGTGCTGACGCCCTATTCGGTGCAGACCTCGACCCCGATGGCGCGGCTGTTCGAGGCCGAGGGCTTTGCGCTGGACCGTTTCACCTGCCTGAACATGGACGACGACCGCGACATGGCCCGGATCGCGCTGGACGAGATCGTGGCGCTGGCGGCGGGGGCCGCGGCAAAGGGGTCGGAGGCGCTGTTCATCTCCTGCACCGCAGTGCGGGCGGCGGGGGTGATCGACCGGATGGAGGCGGCAACCGGCATTCCGGTGCTGTCGTCGAACTACGCCGCCGCCTGGGCGGTGCTGCGACTGCTGGGCATCGGGGCTGCCGCAGCGCCGGGGCATCTGATGACTCTTGCCAGGGGCAGGCCGTGA
- the doeA gene encoding ectoine hydrolase DoeA (DoeA (degradation of ectoine A) is also called EutD (ectoine utilization D).) has protein sequence MSDVDLRFSRDEFAARLAKTRVAMAAKGVDLLIVTDPSNMNWLTGYDGWSFYVHQCVIVPPQGEPIWFGRGQDANGAKLTAYLKHANIIGYPDNYVQSTERHPMDYLSGVLADKGFGGLRIGVEMDNYYFSAAAFAALVKHLPNATFSDCTALVNWQRAVKSPQEIAYMRRAARIVERMHARIVDRIEVGMRKCDLVAEIYDAGIRGTEAFGGDYPAIVPLLPSGRDASAPHLTWDDKPMKSGEGTFFEIAGAYHRYHCPLSRTVFLGKPTQAFRDAEQATLEGMEAGLAAARPGNTCEDIARGFFDVLAKHGILKDNRTGYPIGLSYPPDWGERTMSLRPGDRTVLEPGMTFHFMTGLWLEDMGLEITESILITETGVECLADVPRKLFVKD, from the coding sequence ATGAGTGATGTAGACCTGCGGTTCAGCCGCGACGAATTTGCCGCCCGACTGGCAAAGACCCGGGTGGCGATGGCGGCGAAGGGGGTCGATCTGCTGATCGTCACCGACCCTTCCAACATGAACTGGCTGACCGGCTATGACGGCTGGTCGTTCTATGTGCATCAATGCGTGATCGTGCCGCCGCAGGGCGAACCGATCTGGTTCGGGCGCGGGCAGGATGCCAACGGCGCGAAGCTGACGGCCTACCTCAAGCACGCGAACATCATCGGCTATCCCGACAACTATGTGCAATCGACCGAGCGGCACCCGATGGACTACCTGTCCGGCGTGCTGGCCGACAAGGGCTTCGGCGGGCTGCGCATCGGCGTCGAGATGGACAACTACTATTTCTCGGCCGCGGCCTTTGCCGCGCTGGTGAAGCACCTGCCGAACGCGACGTTCAGCGACTGCACCGCGCTGGTGAACTGGCAGCGCGCGGTGAAATCGCCGCAAGAGATCGCCTACATGCGCCGCGCCGCCCGGATCGTGGAACGGATGCACGCCCGGATCGTCGACAGGATCGAGGTCGGGATGCGCAAATGCGATCTGGTGGCCGAAATCTATGACGCGGGCATTCGCGGCACCGAAGCCTTCGGCGGCGACTACCCGGCCATCGTGCCGCTGCTGCCCTCGGGGCGCGATGCCAGCGCACCGCACCTGACCTGGGACGACAAGCCGATGAAATCGGGCGAAGGCACGTTCTTCGAGATTGCCGGCGCCTATCACCGCTATCACTGCCCGCTGTCGCGCACGGTGTTTCTCGGCAAGCCGACGCAGGCTTTCCGCGATGCCGAACAGGCGACGCTGGAGGGGATGGAGGCCGGCCTTGCCGCCGCCCGCCCCGGCAACACCTGCGAGGACATCGCGCGCGGCTTCTTCGACGTGCTGGCGAAGCACGGCATCCTGAAGGACAACCGCACCGGCTATCCCATCGGGCTGTCGTATCCGCCCGACTGGGGCGAACGCACCATGTCGCTGCGCCCCGGCGACAGGACCGTGCTGGAACCGGGCATGACCTTCCATTTCATGACGGGCCTGTGGCTGGAGGACATGGGGCTGGAGATCACCGAAAGCATCCTGATCACCGAAACCGGCGTCGAATGCCTGGCCGACGTGCCGCGCAAGCTGTTCGTGAAGGATTGA
- a CDS encoding EamA family transporter: MGRLSARDTGLAVLVALIWGMGFVVAKAGMAHFPPILLMALRFAITALALVWFAGPPRGNLRRLLAVSVVGATIQYSLTFTGVKGLGAGLSALVVQLEVPFLVVFGALLLREKVTLRKWLGIAVAFGGVGLIASGEQFTGSIVPIALVMGGACFWALGQVMVRGIVGMSGLAVTAWIALLATPQLFVMSALFETGQVAALRNAGPEVWGAALYLGLVMTAFGYFLWNTLILRHEVGAIAPFLLLLPVFSVLGGVVFLGEQLEPLRLLGGAVVLAGVGLITLAKA; the protein is encoded by the coding sequence ATGGGACGGCTTTCCGCGCGCGACACGGGGCTTGCGGTTCTGGTCGCCCTGATCTGGGGCATGGGCTTCGTGGTTGCCAAGGCAGGGATGGCGCATTTTCCGCCCATCCTGCTGATGGCGCTGCGCTTCGCCATCACGGCGCTGGCACTGGTCTGGTTTGCCGGGCCGCCACGGGGCAACCTGCGCCGGCTGCTGGCGGTGTCGGTGGTCGGGGCGACGATTCAATACAGCCTGACGTTTACCGGGGTGAAGGGCCTTGGCGCCGGGCTTTCGGCGCTGGTCGTGCAACTGGAGGTGCCGTTTCTGGTGGTGTTCGGCGCGCTGCTGTTGCGCGAAAAGGTCACCCTGCGCAAATGGCTTGGCATCGCCGTGGCCTTTGGCGGCGTTGGCCTGATCGCCTCGGGCGAGCAGTTCACCGGGTCGATCGTGCCGATTGCGCTGGTTATGGGGGGGGCCTGCTTCTGGGCGCTGGGGCAGGTGATGGTGCGCGGCATCGTCGGCATGTCGGGTCTGGCGGTCACCGCCTGGATTGCCCTGCTGGCGACGCCGCAGCTGTTCGTCATGTCGGCACTGTTCGAGACCGGGCAGGTTGCGGCGCTGCGCAATGCCGGCCCCGAGGTCTGGGGGGCGGCGCTTTATCTTGGGCTGGTCATGACGGCCTTCGGGTATTTCCTGTGGAATACGCTGATCCTGCGCCACGAGGTCGGCGCCATCGCCCCCTTCCTGCTGCTGCTGCCGGTGTTTTCGGTGCTGGGCGGCGTGGTGTTTCTGGGCGAACAGCTTGAACCGCTGCGCCTGCTGGGCGGGGCGGTGGTTCTGGCGGGCGTCGGGCTGATCACGCTGGCGAAGGCCTGA
- the eutC gene encoding ectoine utilization protein EutC, which produces MRPPVMLLTEADLRVLVPLDLAAVDCVEDAFRALATLPVAMPPVLRLDIPEHRGEVDVKTAHVPGLDSFAIKISPGFFGNPALGLPSTNGMMVVLSAQTGLVQALLLDNGYLTDVRTAAAGAVAARHLARADAATAAILGAGMQAEMQLRALLLVRPVRAARVWARDLAKARAFARRMTAALGIPVTAAATVAQAVEGADVVVTTTPATAPILREAAPGQHITAMGSDAGHKTEIAPALLARATYVADRLAQTRLLGELHHAIAAGAIAADAAFAELGAVVAGLAPGRTAAAEITLADLTGTGIQDTAIAALAVSRARAAGAGQSLIV; this is translated from the coding sequence ATGCGCCCGCCGGTGATGCTGCTGACCGAGGCCGACCTGCGGGTGCTGGTGCCGCTGGACCTTGCGGCGGTGGATTGTGTGGAGGATGCCTTCCGGGCGCTGGCCACCCTGCCGGTGGCAATGCCGCCGGTCCTGCGGCTGGATATTCCCGAACACCGCGGCGAGGTGGACGTGAAGACCGCCCATGTGCCGGGGCTCGACAGCTTTGCCATCAAGATCAGCCCCGGCTTCTTCGGCAACCCGGCGCTTGGCCTGCCCTCGACCAACGGCATGATGGTGGTGCTGTCGGCGCAGACCGGGCTGGTGCAGGCGCTGCTGCTGGACAACGGCTATCTGACCGATGTGCGGACCGCCGCCGCCGGGGCGGTGGCCGCGCGGCATCTGGCGCGGGCCGATGCAGCCACGGCCGCGATCCTGGGTGCGGGGATGCAGGCGGAAATGCAGCTTCGTGCGCTGCTGCTGGTGCGGCCGGTCCGCGCAGCGCGGGTCTGGGCGCGTGACCTGGCGAAAGCCCGGGCCTTCGCCCGGCGCATGACGGCCGCCCTTGGAATCCCGGTCACCGCCGCCGCAACCGTGGCGCAGGCGGTCGAGGGGGCGGATGTGGTCGTCACCACCACCCCCGCCACCGCGCCGATCCTGCGCGAGGCCGCCCCCGGCCAGCACATCACCGCCATGGGTTCCGATGCCGGGCACAAGACAGAGATCGCCCCGGCGTTGCTGGCGCGGGCCACCTATGTCGCAGACCGCCTGGCGCAGACCCGCCTGCTGGGTGAACTGCACCACGCCATCGCCGCCGGTGCCATCGCCGCCGACGCGGCCTTTGCCGAGCTTGGCGCGGTGGTGGCGGGCCTTGCCCCCGGCCGCACCGCCGCCGCGGAAATCACCCTGGCCGACCTGACCGGCACCGGAATCCAGGATACCGCCATAGCCGCCCTTGCCGTGTCGCGCGCCCGCGCGGCGGGTGCCGGGCAAAGCCTGATCGTATGA